One Panicum virgatum strain AP13 chromosome 9K, P.virgatum_v5, whole genome shotgun sequence genomic region harbors:
- the LOC120651935 gene encoding F-box protein At5g07610-like isoform X1 produces MAGRHHSNGGDLPPAPHKMEEAPAKRNPAASLTDDLLVEILRRLPIRSVCRFKCVSRSWRNLISDPAHRKKLPQTLAGFFYCSLSGERFPVKAHHFTNVTGKGIPFIFPSFSFLPVPSDDVVLLDCCNDLLLCRCYEPDPHNGDESDESGPSDGDGFRPFHYVVCNPATKKWVMLPDGSWASGETRTTRLAFDPAVSSQFHVVQYVVDEAWCVTGVEIYSSKTAAWSFKESEWGDDVMLHHQVRSVFLNGFLHMLTVLDGIALVDMDAKTWRTIPVPTDNFFDGCIHQAQGRLCFLNVDDADFFKLSIWFLEDHGTNEWTLKHSVRTPLLFGRKKLRFEFDYTVITIHPECNLIYFVYGWDKTLMAYEMDRKEVRVIRNLGHDCSVTYFPYVPLFLEALEDEQ; encoded by the exons ATGGCCGGGCGGCACCACTCCAACGGCGGGGATCTGCCTCCAGCTCCCCACAAGATGGAGGAGGCCCCTGCTAAGAGGAATCCGGCGGCCAGTCTTACAGACGACCTCCTCGTCGAGATTCTCCGCCGCCTGCCCATCCGCTCCGTATGCCGCTTCAAGTGCGTCTCGCGGTCCTGGCGCAACCTCATCTCCGACCCCGCCCACCGCAAGAAGCTACCCCAGACCCTCGCCGGCTTCTTCTACTGTAGCCTCAGCGGCGAGCGCTTCCCCGTCAAGGCGCATCACTTCACCAACGTTACCGGGAAAGGCATACCCTTCATCTTtccttccttctccttcttGCCCGTCCCCAGTGACGATGTAGTCCTCTTGGATTGCTGCAATGACCTCCTCCTTTGCCGTTGCTATGAGCCTGATCCTCATAATGGCGATGAGAGCGATGAGTCTGGTCCTAGTGATGGCGACGGGTTTCGACCGTTCCATTATGTTGTGTGCAATCCCGCGACCAAGAAGTGGGTGATGTTGCCGGATGGCAGTTGGGCTAGTGGCGAGACTCGCACAACCCGCTTGGCGTTTGATCCGGCAGTCTCCTCGCAGTTCCATGTG GTTCAGTATGTGGTGGACGAGGCTTGGTGCGTCACAGGGGTGGAGATTTATTCATCCAAAACTGCAGCATGGAGCTTTAAGGAAAGTGAATGGGGCGATGATGTTATGCTACATCATCAAGTGAGAAGTGTGTTTCTTAACggcttcttgcatatgctcacGGTCCTTGATGGGATAGCGTTGGTGGACATGGATGCAAAAACATGGAGGACAATTCCTGTGCCAACTGATAATTTTTTTGATGGCTGCATCCATCAAGCTCAGGGTCGCCTGTGTTTTCTTAATGTTGATGATGCTGATTTCTTCAAGCTGTCGATCTGGTTCCTTGAAGACCATGGTACTAATGAATGGACATTGAAGCATTCCGTCAGGACTCCACTGCTGTTTGGGCGGAAGAAGCTTCGGTTTGAGTTCGACTACACAGTGATTACAATTCACCCAGAATGCAATTTGATTTACTTTGTTTATGGGTGGGACAAGACACTGATGGCATATGAAATGGACCGCAAGGAAGTTCGTGTCATCCGCAATCTTGGACATGATTGCTCGGTGACCTATTTTCCTTATGTTCCCTTGTTCTTAGAGGCATTAGAAGATGAGCAGTGA
- the LOC120651935 gene encoding F-box protein At5g07610-like isoform X2, with protein MEEAPAKRNPAASLTDDLLVEILRRLPIRSVCRFKCVSRSWRNLISDPAHRKKLPQTLAGFFYCSLSGERFPVKAHHFTNVTGKGIPFIFPSFSFLPVPSDDVVLLDCCNDLLLCRCYEPDPHNGDESDESGPSDGDGFRPFHYVVCNPATKKWVMLPDGSWASGETRTTRLAFDPAVSSQFHVVQYVVDEAWCVTGVEIYSSKTAAWSFKESEWGDDVMLHHQVRSVFLNGFLHMLTVLDGIALVDMDAKTWRTIPVPTDNFFDGCIHQAQGRLCFLNVDDADFFKLSIWFLEDHGTNEWTLKHSVRTPLLFGRKKLRFEFDYTVITIHPECNLIYFVYGWDKTLMAYEMDRKEVRVIRNLGHDCSVTYFPYVPLFLEALEDEQ; from the exons ATGGAGGAGGCCCCTGCTAAGAGGAATCCGGCGGCCAGTCTTACAGACGACCTCCTCGTCGAGATTCTCCGCCGCCTGCCCATCCGCTCCGTATGCCGCTTCAAGTGCGTCTCGCGGTCCTGGCGCAACCTCATCTCCGACCCCGCCCACCGCAAGAAGCTACCCCAGACCCTCGCCGGCTTCTTCTACTGTAGCCTCAGCGGCGAGCGCTTCCCCGTCAAGGCGCATCACTTCACCAACGTTACCGGGAAAGGCATACCCTTCATCTTtccttccttctccttcttGCCCGTCCCCAGTGACGATGTAGTCCTCTTGGATTGCTGCAATGACCTCCTCCTTTGCCGTTGCTATGAGCCTGATCCTCATAATGGCGATGAGAGCGATGAGTCTGGTCCTAGTGATGGCGACGGGTTTCGACCGTTCCATTATGTTGTGTGCAATCCCGCGACCAAGAAGTGGGTGATGTTGCCGGATGGCAGTTGGGCTAGTGGCGAGACTCGCACAACCCGCTTGGCGTTTGATCCGGCAGTCTCCTCGCAGTTCCATGTG GTTCAGTATGTGGTGGACGAGGCTTGGTGCGTCACAGGGGTGGAGATTTATTCATCCAAAACTGCAGCATGGAGCTTTAAGGAAAGTGAATGGGGCGATGATGTTATGCTACATCATCAAGTGAGAAGTGTGTTTCTTAACggcttcttgcatatgctcacGGTCCTTGATGGGATAGCGTTGGTGGACATGGATGCAAAAACATGGAGGACAATTCCTGTGCCAACTGATAATTTTTTTGATGGCTGCATCCATCAAGCTCAGGGTCGCCTGTGTTTTCTTAATGTTGATGATGCTGATTTCTTCAAGCTGTCGATCTGGTTCCTTGAAGACCATGGTACTAATGAATGGACATTGAAGCATTCCGTCAGGACTCCACTGCTGTTTGGGCGGAAGAAGCTTCGGTTTGAGTTCGACTACACAGTGATTACAATTCACCCAGAATGCAATTTGATTTACTTTGTTTATGGGTGGGACAAGACACTGATGGCATATGAAATGGACCGCAAGGAAGTTCGTGTCATCCGCAATCTTGGACATGATTGCTCGGTGACCTATTTTCCTTATGTTCCCTTGTTCTTAGAGGCATTAGAAGATGAGCAGTGA
- the LOC120651937 gene encoding F-box protein At5g07610-like, translated as MEEAPAKRNPAASLTDDLLVEILRRLPIRSVCRFKCVSRSWRNLISDPAHRKKLPQTLAGFFYESLSGERFPVKAHHFTNVTGKGVPFIFPSFSFLPVPSDDVDLLDSCNGLLLCRCHEPDPHNGDESDESGPSDGDGFRPFHYVVCNPATKKWVMLPDGSWASGEARTTRLAFDPAVSSQFHVVQYVVDEAWCVTGVGIYSSKTAAWSFKESEWGDDVMLHHQVRSVFLDGFLHMLTVLDGITLVDMDGKTWRTIPVPTDNGYVGCIHQAPGRLCFLNVDDADPFKLSIWFLEDHGTNEWTLKHSVRTPLLFGGKNLPFGFGYTVITIHPECNLIYFVYGWNKTLMAYEMNRKEVRVIRNLGHDCSEPYLPYVPLFAEALADEQ; from the exons ATGGAGGAGGCCCCTGCTAAGAGGAATCCGGCGGCCAGCCTTACAGACGACCTCCTCGTCGAGATTCTCCGCCGCCTGCCCATCCGCTCCGTATGCCGCTTCAAGTGCGTCTCGCGGTCCTGGCGCAACCTCATCTCCGACCCCGCCCACCGCAAGAAGCTACCCCAGACCCTCGCCGGCTTCTTCTACGAAAGCCTCAGCGGCGAGCGCTTCCCCGTCAAGGCGCATCACTTCACCAACGTTACCGGAAAAGGCGTACCATTCATCTTtccttccttctccttcttGCCCGTCCCCAGTGACGATGTAGACCTCTTGGATTCCTGCAATGGCCTCCTCCTTTGCCGTTGCCATGAGCCTGATCCTCATAATGGCGATGAGAGCGATGAGTCTGGTCCTAGTGATGGCGACGGGTTTCGACCGTTCCATTATGTTGTGTGCAATCCCGCGACCAAGAAGTGGGTGATGTTGCCGGATGGCAGTTGGGCTAGTGGCGAGGCTCGCACAACCCGCTTGGCGTTTGATCCGGCAGTCTCCTCGCAGTTCCATGTGGTTCAGTATGTGGTGGACGAGGCTTGGTGCGTCACAGGGGTGGGGATCTATTCATCCAAAACTGCAGCATGGAGCTTTAAGGAAAGTGAATGGGGCGATGATGTTATGCTACATCATCAAGTGAGAAGTGTGTTTCTTGACggcttcttgcatatgctcacGGTCCTTGATGGGATAACGTTGGTGGACATGGATGGAAAAACATGGAGGACAATTCCTGTGCCGACTGATAATGGGTATG ttggctgCATCCATCAAGCTCCGGGTCGCCTGTGTTTTCTTAATGTTGATGATGCTGATCCCTTCAAGCTGTCGATCTGGTTCCTTGAAGACCATGGTACTAATGAATGGACATTGAAGCATTCCGTTAGGACTCCACTGCTGTTTGGGGGGAAGAACCTTCCATTTGGGTTCGGCTACACAGTGATTACAATTCACCCAGAATGCAATTTGATTTACTTTGTCTATGGGTGGAACAAGACACTGATGGCATATGAAATGAACCGCAAGGAAGTTCGTGTCATCCGTAATCTCGGGCATGATTGCTCGGAGCCTTATCTTCCTTATGTTCCCTTGTTCGCAGAGGCATTAGCAGATGAGCAGTGA
- the LOC120651939 gene encoding protein SRG1-like encodes MEVASEKMVNRDEITDAAQSMFAGDSTDIPESYIRTDEVLAAEVVGEDEAYELPVVDMAKLLDPDSSAMETEKLGHACRHWGFFQLTNHGVDEAVAQLIKDTTVQFFSLPLDVKNRVAVPEESAGIEGYGHHYSRGRGDKLDWAEGLILITQAMAHYHPYLWPTNPPAFRDALATYLTEMTKLARRLLGFMAADIGDEDEELVDAFTGKRQSMAMHYYPSCPCPDKVLGITPHTDGLGLTLLLHLDDTPGLQIKKDGRWYPVLPLPGAYLVNVGDILDVLTNGAYRSVEHRVIPDARRGRTTVVFVEEGTVGGMVAPLPGLLKEQEPRYRSIELDEYVKGILKAIPEGIRFVDTLKV; translated from the exons ATGGAGGTCGCTAGCGAGAAGATGGTCAACAGGGACGAGATCACGGACGCCGCTCAGTCCATGTTCGCCGGCGACTCCACCGACATCCCCGAGAGTTACATCAGGACGGACGAGGTCCTTGCCGCCGAAGTCGTCGGTGAGGACGAGGCCTACGAGCTGCCGGTCGTCGACATGGCCAAGCTTCTTGACCCTGATTCCTCGGCCATGGAGACGGAGAAGCTCGGCCATGCGTGCCGGCACTGGGGTTTCTTTCAG CTAACCAACCATGGAGTCGACGAAGCAGTGGCGCAGCTTATAAAGGACACCACCGTGCAGTTCTTCAGCCTGCCACTGGACGTCAAGAACAGAGTGGCAGTGCCGGAAGAAAGTGCTGGCATTGAAGGATATGGCCACCACTACAGCAGGGGGCGAGGTGACAAATTGGACTGGGCCGAGGGCCTGATCCTCATCACGCA ggccatggcccattaccacccctacctgtGGCCCACCAACCCGCCCGCATTTCG CGATGCGCTCGCCACGTACTTAACGGAGATGACAAAGCTCGCGAGGCGGCTGCTGGGATTCATGGCGGCCGACATCGGAgacgaggacgaggagctcGTCGACGCCTTCACCGGGAAGCGGCAGAGCATGGCGATGCACTATTACCCGTCGTGCCCCTGCCCGGACAAGGTGCTGGGCATCACGCCGCACACCGACGGGCTGGGCCTGACGCTGCTGCTGCACCTGGACGACACGCCAGGCCTGCAGATCAAGAAGGACGGCAGGTGGTACCCCGTACTGCCGCTGCCGGGCGCCTACCTCGTCAACGTCGGCGACATCCTCGACGTCCTGACCAACGGCGCCTACCGGAGCGTCGAGCACCGGGTGatcccggacgcccggaggggCCGCACCACCGTGGTCTTCGTGGAGGAGGGTACGGTGGGGGGGATGGTCGCGCCGCTCCCGGGCCTCCTCAAGGAGCAGGAGCCGCGCTACAGGTCCATCGAGCTCGACGAGTACGTCAAGGGCATCCTCAAGGCGATCCCCGAAGGGATTCGGTTCGTGGACACTCTCAAGGTCTAG